From Triticum urartu cultivar G1812 chromosome 2, Tu2.1, whole genome shotgun sequence, a single genomic window includes:
- the LOC125534545 gene encoding SKP1-like protein 4, protein MSTSTNKNRKRVRLHSSDGEEFEVAEEAIGGASATIKGMLEEEESMVATNKVIPLPVTGPILARVLEYVNRHSDEEDGALYRYGPTADDPLRRFDDQFVQVDQDTLFDLIAAANYLEMQGLLDLTCRTVADQMRGKTTDEIRTHFYIRNDYTADELEEVRRENSWCWE, encoded by the coding sequence ATGTCCACGTCCACTAATAAGAACAGGAAGAGGGTCCGCCTCCACTCGTCGGATGGCGAGGAGTTCGAGGTGGCGGAGGAGGCCATCGGCGGCGCGTCGGCGACGATCAAGGGCAtgctggaggaggaggagtcgaTGGTGGCCACCAACAAGGTGATCCCGCTGCCCGTCACCGGCCCCATCCTGGCGCGCGTGCTCGAGTACGTCAACCGGCACTCGGACGAAGAAGACGGCGCCCTGTACCGCTACGGCCCCACCGCCGACGACCCCCTGAGGCGCTTCGATGACCAGTTTGTGCAGGTGGACCAGGACACGCTCTTCGACCTCATCGCGGCGGCCAACTATCTGGAGATGCAGGGGCTCCTGGACCTCACGTGCCGGACGGTGGCGGACCAGATGCGGGGCAAGACCACCGACGAGATCCGCACGCACTTCTACATCCGCAACGACTACACCGCCGATGAGTTGGAGGAGGTCCGTAGGGAGAACTCGTGGTGCTGGGAGTAG